One window of Salegentibacter sp. Hel_I_6 genomic DNA carries:
- the nusB gene encoding transcription antitermination factor NusB, with the protein MLTRRHIRVKVMQSLYAFNQSQNDNLGTEERFLLKSMEEMYDLFLVQLSLIAELKGQAENFLEKSQQKHLATSEEKDPNKKFISNAIFEILENNESLQDALESRKITHWKRDDDYVQIIWEELKKSDIYNNYMETRDSTFKEDKEFIIAIFKEVIAPNEKLYDYLEDAKLTWVDDLPLVNTAVMKFLQKLKPNSAENLKLGKLYKSDDDKDFAKELFRKTYLNDEDLAKEMLGKTPNWDKDRIAEIDMILIKMAICEFLKFPSIPVKVTINEYLELAKEYSTPKSSIFINGVLDKLSKEYKEDDKLNKIGRGLM; encoded by the coding sequence ATGTTGACAAGAAGACATATTCGGGTTAAAGTAATGCAATCACTTTACGCCTTTAACCAAAGCCAAAACGACAACCTGGGAACCGAGGAAAGATTCCTGCTTAAAAGTATGGAAGAGATGTACGATCTTTTTCTGGTACAATTAAGCTTGATTGCCGAACTAAAGGGCCAGGCCGAAAACTTTTTAGAAAAATCTCAACAAAAGCACCTTGCTACCAGCGAGGAAAAAGATCCCAACAAAAAATTTATTTCCAACGCTATTTTCGAAATCCTCGAAAACAATGAAAGCCTTCAGGATGCCCTGGAATCAAGAAAAATAACTCATTGGAAAAGAGATGATGATTATGTGCAAATTATCTGGGAGGAACTAAAGAAAAGCGATATCTATAATAATTATATGGAAACTCGCGATTCTACATTCAAAGAGGATAAAGAGTTTATAATTGCAATTTTTAAAGAAGTAATTGCCCCCAACGAAAAGCTTTACGATTACCTGGAAGACGCAAAACTCACCTGGGTAGACGATCTTCCGCTGGTAAATACCGCAGTAATGAAGTTTCTTCAAAAATTAAAGCCTAATTCTGCTGAAAATCTAAAGCTAGGGAAACTATATAAAAGTGATGATGATAAGGATTTTGCCAAGGAATTATTCAGAAAAACATATTTGAATGATGAAGATCTAGCTAAAGAAATGCTGGGCAAAACTCCTAATTGGGATAAAGACAGGATTGCTGAAATAGATATGATTCTTATTAAAATGGCTATCTGCGAATTTTTAAAATTCCCATCTATTCCGGTTAAAGTTACAATCAATGAATACCTGGAACTTGCCAAGGAATACAGCACTCCAAAAAGTAGCATTTTTATCAATGGAGTACTTGATAAACTTTCTAAAGAATACAAGGAAGATGATAAGTTAAATAAAATAGGGCGAGGCCTTATGTAA
- a CDS encoding PUR family DNA/RNA-binding protein yields MSDKGMMEKEEIFSKVLRAGRRTYFFDVRATRADDYYLTITESKKFTNDDGSFFYKKHKIYLYKEDFAGFNEILQEMTDFILNEKGEEVISERHQKDFKKEYETAENGVAEGVSPEKFTDVSFDDI; encoded by the coding sequence ATGAGCGACAAGGGAATGATGGAGAAAGAAGAAATATTCTCTAAAGTGCTAAGGGCTGGAAGAAGAACTTATTTCTTTGATGTTAGAGCCACTCGTGCAGACGATTATTACCTCACAATTACCGAAAGTAAAAAGTTTACCAACGATGATGGTTCTTTTTTCTACAAGAAACACAAGATTTACTTGTATAAAGAAGATTTTGCAGGTTTCAACGAAATTCTTCAGGAAATGACAGATTTCATCCTGAATGAAAAAGGAGAAGAAGTAATTAGCGAACGTCATCAAAAAGACTTCAAAAAAGAATACGAAACTGCTGAAAATGGGGTTGCCGAAGGAGTTTCTCCCGAGAAATTTACAGATGTAAGTTTTGACGACATCTAA
- a CDS encoding ABC transporter ATP-binding protein: MKNLKHLNKYFLKYKWKLIIGLVITIVARIFALYYIPLIGDSTDAIEQYINGEISTLEVLRTELAINIALIIGATLVAAFLTFLMRQTFIVVSRYIEFDLKNEIYQHYQDLSLNFYKKNRTGDLMNRISEDVSKVRMYLGPAIMYTVTTFTSTVVVLIFMIQAAPELTLYTVAPLPVLAFSIYKISVAIHKRSTVVQQYLSKLNTFTQESFSGIAVIKSYGMETKINHSFVDLANGSRDKNIDLVKVQAFFFPLMVLLIGISNVLVIYVGGNQYINGEIENIGVIVEFLLYVNMLTWPIASIGWVTSLVQQADASQERINEFLDENPEITNKKETPDEIHGGIAFKNVSFTYDDTNITALKNVSFEVGSGETLAIIGKTGAGKSTILELIGRLYDVEIGEISIDGKNIENLNLESLRNSIGYVPQDAFLFSDSIKNNIKFGKTNASDDEIYEAAKNASVHKNIAGFSKGYDTVLGERGITLSGGQKQRVSIARAIIHNPKILLFDDCLSAVDTETEEEILSNLFKISKEKTTIIVSHRISSAKNADKIIILEDGAIVQQGTHSQLLNQQGYYKELYAKQLNEKEM, translated from the coding sequence ATGAAGAACCTCAAGCATCTCAATAAATATTTTCTAAAATACAAATGGAAACTAATAATTGGCCTGGTCATAACCATAGTTGCCCGTATTTTCGCTCTTTATTATATCCCACTAATAGGTGATTCTACCGATGCTATAGAGCAATATATAAATGGTGAAATAAGTACTCTGGAAGTACTTAGAACCGAACTCGCTATAAATATTGCGCTTATTATTGGAGCCACGCTCGTAGCCGCTTTTCTTACTTTTTTAATGCGCCAAACCTTTATTGTGGTTTCCAGGTATATAGAATTTGACCTGAAAAATGAGATCTACCAACATTACCAGGATCTATCTCTTAATTTCTACAAAAAGAACCGTACAGGCGATTTAATGAATAGAATTAGTGAAGATGTGAGCAAAGTGAGAATGTATCTTGGTCCAGCCATTATGTACACGGTTACTACATTTACCTCTACAGTGGTGGTACTCATTTTTATGATACAGGCAGCACCCGAGCTTACTTTATATACGGTAGCACCGCTTCCGGTTTTGGCATTTTCTATTTATAAAATTAGCGTTGCCATTCACAAAAGAAGTACCGTGGTGCAACAATACCTTTCTAAACTAAACACTTTTACCCAGGAGAGTTTTAGCGGAATTGCCGTTATCAAGTCCTACGGGATGGAAACAAAAATCAATCATAGTTTTGTAGATCTTGCAAATGGCAGCCGCGATAAAAATATAGATCTGGTTAAGGTACAGGCCTTTTTCTTTCCGCTCATGGTATTGTTGATAGGTATTAGTAATGTGTTAGTAATTTATGTTGGCGGTAACCAGTATATAAATGGTGAAATTGAAAATATTGGGGTTATTGTTGAATTTCTCCTATATGTAAATATGCTTACCTGGCCCATCGCTTCTATAGGCTGGGTAACTTCATTAGTACAGCAGGCTGATGCCTCCCAGGAACGTATTAACGAATTTCTAGATGAAAATCCTGAGATCACGAATAAAAAAGAAACACCAGACGAAATACACGGAGGCATTGCTTTTAAAAATGTGAGTTTTACTTATGATGACACCAATATTACAGCCCTTAAAAATGTTTCCTTTGAAGTTGGAAGTGGAGAAACCCTAGCAATTATCGGAAAAACCGGCGCAGGAAAATCTACAATTCTCGAGCTTATTGGCCGCTTGTATGATGTAGAAATAGGGGAGATTAGCATAGATGGAAAAAACATTGAAAACCTAAACCTGGAGAGTCTAAGAAACAGCATAGGCTACGTTCCGCAGGATGCATTTTTATTTAGTGATTCTATAAAAAACAACATTAAATTCGGGAAAACCAACGCCAGTGATGATGAAATTTATGAAGCTGCAAAAAATGCTTCCGTTCATAAGAATATTGCAGGTTTCAGCAAAGGTTATGATACTGTGCTTGGAGAACGTGGTATCACCCTTTCAGGCGGGCAAAAACAAAGAGTCTCTATTGCACGGGCAATAATTCATAATCCTAAGATACTTTTGTTTGATGATTGTCTTTCAGCTGTAGATACCGAAACTGAAGAAGAAATTCTTAGTAATCTATTTAAAATTTCTAAAGAGAAAACTACCATCATTGTAAGTCATAGAATCTCTTCGGCAAAAAATGCCGATAAAATAATAATCCTTGAAGATGGTGCTATTGTTCAACAAGGCACTCATTCCCAATTACTCAACCAACAGGGTTATTATAAAGAATTATACGCAAAACAACTAAATGAAAAAGAAATGTGA
- a CDS encoding DUF1573 domain-containing protein: protein MKNGILMLAAVGALLFTSCKDNNDNASEKVKAENVESAAERDAQATVYPKMEFEESEHDFGNIPKGENVEHNFTFTNTGQAPLVITGAKSTCGCTVPSYTKEPIQPGESGEMLVKFNGSGNGQVTKTVTVTANTEAGTERLRIKAFVETEQNAS from the coding sequence ATGAAAAATGGAATCTTAATGTTAGCTGCAGTAGGGGCACTGCTATTTACTTCTTGTAAAGACAACAATGATAATGCCTCTGAAAAAGTTAAAGCCGAGAATGTAGAAAGTGCGGCAGAACGTGATGCCCAGGCTACTGTTTATCCAAAAATGGAATTTGAAGAATCAGAACACGATTTTGGTAATATCCCCAAAGGTGAAAATGTAGAGCATAACTTTACCTTCACCAACACTGGCCAGGCACCATTAGTAATTACAGGCGCAAAAAGTACTTGTGGATGTACAGTACCATCTTATACTAAAGAGCCAATTCAACCGGGAGAAAGTGGCGAAATGTTGGTAAAATTTAACGGTTCTGGGAACGGTCAGGTAACAAAAACAGTTACGGTAACCGCTAATACAGAAGCCGGTACAGAGCGTCTTAGAATTAAAGCCTTTGTAGAAACCGAACAAAACGCTAGCTAG
- a CDS encoding YdeI family protein — MAVKSVDQYIETHSTWENELLLLREILQNTELEECIKWGAPVYALNGKNVVGIAAFKNHCALWFFNGALLKENTALLHNAQEGKTKALRQIRFDKDEEINPDILEKYVAEAIQNQKEGKELKPVTSKKLVFPQELKNAFKKDKDLENYFQRLTKGKQREYVNFIADAKRDTTKKSRLEKITPMIKNGVGLHDKYKNC, encoded by the coding sequence ATGGCTGTAAAATCGGTAGATCAATATATTGAGACTCATTCCACCTGGGAAAACGAGCTGCTTTTATTAAGGGAGATATTACAAAATACTGAGCTGGAAGAATGTATAAAGTGGGGTGCTCCAGTTTACGCTTTAAATGGTAAAAATGTAGTAGGTATCGCAGCCTTTAAAAATCATTGTGCACTATGGTTTTTTAATGGTGCCTTATTAAAAGAAAATACTGCGCTTCTTCATAACGCCCAGGAAGGAAAAACCAAAGCTTTGCGACAAATAAGGTTCGATAAAGATGAAGAAATAAATCCTGATATTCTTGAGAAATATGTTGCTGAAGCTATCCAAAATCAGAAAGAAGGAAAAGAATTAAAACCTGTTACTTCAAAAAAGTTAGTATTTCCTCAGGAATTGAAAAATGCTTTTAAAAAAGATAAAGATTTGGAAAATTATTTTCAGCGATTAACTAAGGGAAAGCAGAGAGAATACGTCAATTTTATTGCTGATGCAAAAAGGGATACTACGAAAAAATCACGCCTGGAGAAAATAACTCCAATGATTAAAAACGGTGTTGGACTTCACGATAAGTATAAAAATTGTTAA
- the yajC gene encoding preprotein translocase subunit YajC, with protein sequence MDQLTQFAPIILMFVVVYFFMIRPQMKKAKQERNFASELKRGDRVVTKSGMHGKIVDFSEKNNSVIIETGAGKITFDRSSISMEMSKKLNEPAKPEKETKAKAIKEKK encoded by the coding sequence ATGGATCAATTAACCCAGTTTGCCCCAATAATATTAATGTTTGTGGTAGTGTATTTTTTTATGATACGCCCGCAAATGAAAAAGGCTAAACAAGAACGTAATTTTGCTTCAGAATTAAAACGTGGTGACCGCGTGGTAACCAAAAGTGGAATGCACGGCAAAATCGTTGACTTTAGCGAGAAAAATAACTCGGTTATTATAGAAACCGGAGCAGGAAAAATAACTTTTGATCGTTCTTCCATCTCGATGGAAATGAGTAAAAAACTCAACGAACCGGCAAAGCCAGAAAAAGAAACTAAGGCAAAAGCCATTAAAGAAAAGAAATAA
- a CDS encoding M14 family metallopeptidase has translation MKKLLPLLIFCLCFNSFAQQEELSLEYYLPQDVSYNDDIPKPQEIIGYIPGEWHVTHDLLLNYMRELARVSPRISIENRGSTYEGRPLILLTITAEENHDNLEEIRKNHLALTQENASSFNTEEMPIVVNQGFSIHGNEASGSNAALLAAYYLAAAQGEEIEELLQNTIILFDPAFNPDGLQRFAYWANTNKSKNINPDPQDREYSEVWPGGRTNHYWFDMNRDWLPVQLPESQARLETFHKWMPNILTDHHEMGSNSSFFFQPGIPSRTHPLTPAINQELTREIGTYHAAAFDELGSFYYTEEDYDDFYYGKGSTFPDINGSIGILFEQGSSRGHAQETDNGILTFPFTIRNQFTAALSTLEAAKNMREKILNYQRDFYKNARNAAENGAYVFGSEKDASSAYELAKILEKHKIEIHKLEEDLKKDGKNFKRNSAYLVPKNQRQHRLVKAMFERRTEFEDSLFYDISAWTLPLAFNLDFSEDIRMRNAGEKIESLEKPEVEPLEKSSYAYIMEWHDFYAPKALNMLMEKGLRTKVGMQPFSLESKEYDYGTILIPVQNQELDADEMYQFLQKVSQESNVQIEAIGTGLTKGINLGSNQFRALEPAKVALIVGEGITPYDAGEIWHLFDQRYDMKITKLDTRRFSRADLSRYTDIILPNSWGSALGNGDIEKLKEWVKDGGTLIGYRNAARFFEREDFMDLSIKKDSLVAENISFEQQRDFRGAQGIGGAIFEANIDLSHPVNFGYTSEKLPLFRNTTIFVEADKQSYNNPIQYTENPLLSGYISEPRLDSIAGTVPFKHTGMGRGNVILFTDNTNFRAFWFGTNKLLMNAIFFGDEM, from the coding sequence ATGAAAAAACTGCTACCCCTACTAATTTTTTGTCTTTGTTTTAATTCCTTTGCTCAACAGGAGGAGCTCAGTCTGGAATATTATTTACCGCAAGATGTAAGTTACAATGACGATATTCCAAAACCGCAAGAAATAATTGGATACATCCCGGGAGAATGGCACGTTACCCATGATTTACTTTTAAATTATATGCGCGAACTCGCCAGGGTCTCCCCTAGAATTAGTATAGAAAATCGTGGAAGCACTTATGAAGGTCGCCCTCTTATTCTACTCACTATTACTGCCGAAGAAAATCACGACAATTTAGAGGAAATTCGTAAAAATCATCTTGCGTTAACACAGGAAAACGCTTCTTCGTTTAATACCGAAGAAATGCCTATTGTAGTAAACCAGGGCTTTTCTATTCACGGAAATGAAGCTAGTGGTTCTAACGCCGCGCTTCTTGCCGCATATTATCTTGCTGCCGCCCAAGGCGAAGAAATTGAAGAATTACTGCAGAATACTATTATACTTTTTGATCCCGCATTTAATCCTGATGGTTTACAACGATTTGCTTATTGGGCAAACACTAATAAAAGTAAAAATATAAATCCAGATCCCCAAGATCGCGAATACAGTGAAGTTTGGCCAGGAGGAAGAACCAATCATTATTGGTTTGATATGAACCGCGATTGGCTACCGGTACAACTACCAGAATCACAAGCCAGACTGGAAACTTTTCACAAATGGATGCCGAATATCCTGACCGATCATCACGAAATGGGTTCCAATTCCAGCTTTTTCTTTCAGCCAGGTATACCATCAAGAACCCACCCGCTTACCCCAGCTATTAACCAGGAACTTACCAGGGAAATAGGTACGTACCATGCTGCAGCTTTTGATGAATTAGGTTCATTTTATTACACCGAAGAAGACTACGACGATTTTTACTACGGAAAAGGATCTACCTTCCCAGATATTAATGGAAGTATTGGAATTCTCTTTGAACAGGGAAGTTCTCGAGGGCACGCCCAGGAAACCGATAATGGGATACTTACCTTCCCGTTTACGATTAGAAATCAATTTACCGCGGCGCTTTCTACTTTAGAAGCTGCAAAAAATATGCGAGAGAAAATTCTTAATTATCAACGTGATTTTTATAAGAATGCGCGAAATGCCGCTGAAAATGGTGCTTACGTATTCGGAAGTGAAAAAGATGCTTCATCAGCTTACGAGCTGGCTAAAATTTTGGAAAAACATAAGATCGAAATTCATAAACTAGAAGAAGATCTTAAAAAAGACGGTAAAAACTTTAAAAGGAATTCAGCCTATTTAGTTCCTAAAAATCAGCGCCAACATAGATTGGTAAAAGCGATGTTTGAGCGAAGAACCGAATTTGAAGATAGCTTATTCTACGATATTTCTGCCTGGACACTGCCTTTAGCATTCAACTTAGATTTTTCTGAAGACATAAGAATGCGAAATGCCGGTGAAAAAATAGAAAGCCTGGAAAAACCGGAAGTTGAGCCTTTAGAGAAAAGCAGCTACGCCTATATCATGGAGTGGCATGACTTTTATGCTCCAAAAGCTTTAAATATGCTTATGGAAAAGGGCTTGAGAACAAAGGTGGGAATGCAGCCATTTTCGCTAGAAAGTAAAGAATACGATTATGGAACAATTTTGATCCCTGTTCAAAATCAGGAATTAGATGCTGATGAAATGTATCAATTTCTACAAAAAGTGTCCCAAGAATCTAATGTACAAATAGAAGCTATTGGTACGGGATTAACCAAGGGAATTAATTTAGGAAGTAATCAATTTAGAGCGCTGGAACCCGCAAAAGTCGCACTTATTGTAGGAGAAGGTATAACGCCATACGATGCCGGGGAAATATGGCATTTATTCGATCAGCGCTACGACATGAAAATCACGAAACTGGATACCAGAAGATTTTCAAGAGCAGATCTAAGCAGATATACCGATATAATTCTGCCTAATTCCTGGGGTAGTGCTTTAGGAAATGGAGATATAGAAAAACTAAAAGAATGGGTTAAAGATGGCGGAACATTAATTGGCTATCGCAATGCCGCTCGATTTTTTGAAAGAGAAGATTTTATGGACTTATCTATTAAAAAAGACAGCCTTGTTGCTGAAAATATAAGTTTTGAGCAACAACGGGATTTTAGAGGTGCTCAGGGAATTGGTGGCGCTATCTTTGAAGCAAATATAGACCTTTCTCATCCTGTTAATTTTGGTTATACAAGTGAGAAACTTCCTTTATTCAGAAACACTACAATTTTTGTAGAAGCAGATAAACAGAGTTATAATAACCCAATTCAGTATACAGAAAATCCACTATTAAGCGGTTATATTAGTGAACCTAGATTAGATTCTATTGCCGGTACGGTTCCTTTTAAACATACAGGAATGGGACGCGGAAATGTGATTTTGTTCACCGATAATACCAATTTTAGAGCTTTCTGGTTTGGAACCAATAAATTATTGATGAATGCCATCTTCTTTGGGGATGAAATGTAA
- a CDS encoding Glu/Leu/Phe/Val dehydrogenase has protein sequence MQVDVLNANELKKSAPVFGQLSFDNHEQVVFCNDKDTGLKAIIGIHNTVLGPALGGTRMWNYSSEWEALNDVLRLSRGMTFKSAITELNLGGGKAVIIGDAKTQKTPELMKSFGRFVDSLSGKYITAEDVGMETADMDTVREVTKYVTGISEDKGGAGNPSPITAYGVFMGLKAAAKHKFGSDDLEGKSVLVQGIGHVGETLVEHLTQDGAKVFISDINEERLEEVKNKYGAIIYDSADVYGAEVDIYAPCALGATINDETVNRINAKVIAGAANNQLADELTHGKILRERGIVYAPDFLINAGGIINVYAELENYDRKEIMRKTENIYNTTLEILAKADKDDMTSHFAALKIAQQRIDDRKKQNLK, from the coding sequence ATGCAAGTTGATGTTCTAAATGCAAATGAACTAAAAAAGTCAGCGCCAGTATTCGGTCAGCTCTCTTTTGATAATCACGAACAAGTAGTTTTTTGCAACGACAAAGATACAGGTTTAAAGGCAATTATTGGTATTCATAACACGGTTTTAGGACCTGCTCTTGGTGGTACCAGAATGTGGAATTACAGTAGTGAATGGGAAGCATTAAACGATGTTTTAAGACTTTCACGAGGAATGACCTTTAAAAGTGCAATTACAGAATTAAATCTTGGTGGCGGAAAAGCCGTTATTATTGGGGATGCTAAAACGCAAAAAACGCCTGAACTTATGAAGAGTTTTGGACGTTTTGTAGATTCTCTTAGCGGAAAATATATTACTGCAGAAGATGTAGGGATGGAGACCGCCGATATGGATACGGTACGCGAGGTCACAAAATACGTAACCGGCATTTCTGAAGACAAAGGTGGAGCTGGTAATCCCTCTCCAATTACTGCTTACGGTGTTTTTATGGGCTTAAAAGCTGCTGCAAAGCATAAATTTGGAAGTGATGACCTTGAGGGCAAATCAGTATTGGTTCAGGGAATTGGCCACGTGGGTGAAACACTCGTGGAACATTTAACTCAGGACGGGGCTAAAGTTTTTATAAGTGATATTAACGAAGAACGTCTTGAAGAAGTAAAGAATAAATATGGAGCTATTATTTATGATAGTGCCGATGTATATGGAGCCGAAGTAGATATTTACGCACCCTGCGCACTTGGAGCTACCATTAATGATGAAACCGTGAACCGCATTAATGCTAAAGTTATTGCCGGTGCAGCAAACAATCAATTAGCTGATGAACTTACTCACGGAAAAATTCTTAGAGAAAGAGGTATCGTTTACGCTCCAGATTTCCTAATAAATGCAGGTGGAATTATTAATGTTTACGCTGAATTAGAAAATTACGACAGGAAAGAAATTATGCGTAAAACTGAAAATATTTACAATACTACATTAGAAATTCTTGCGAAAGCTGATAAGGATGATATGACCTCACACTTCGCTGCGCTTAAAATCGCACAGCAAAGAATTGATGATAGAAAAAAACAGAATTTGAAGTAG
- a CDS encoding quinone-dependent dihydroorotate dehydrogenase gives MYKSSIRPLLFRFDPEWVHHFTFRTLKKFGKTSTFRNIAKKKFQVEDARLEREVFGLKFKNPVGLAAGFDKDAKLFQELSALGFGFIEIGTVTPKPQPGNEKKRLFRLKEDNAIINRMGFNNDGVEAAVERLKKNKNVLIGGNIGKNKITPNENAVDDYKICFEALYDYVNYFVVNVSSPNTPNLRELQDKEPLTNLLNTLQSLNTKKPKPKPILLKIAPDLTDAQLLDIIDIVKETKIAGVIATNTTISREGLESENKKEMGGLSGKPLKNRSTGVIRFLSEKSNKAFPIIGVGGIHSAEDALEKLDAGASLVQLYTGFIYEGPELIKAINKKLLESENRNK, from the coding sequence ATGTACAAATCTTCTATTAGGCCTTTGTTATTTCGATTTGATCCGGAATGGGTACATCACTTCACTTTTAGAACTCTTAAAAAATTCGGGAAAACCAGTACTTTTCGTAATATCGCAAAAAAGAAATTCCAGGTAGAAGATGCGCGATTAGAACGGGAAGTTTTCGGTTTAAAATTTAAAAATCCGGTAGGTCTTGCTGCTGGATTTGATAAGGATGCTAAGCTTTTTCAGGAATTATCGGCTCTTGGGTTCGGTTTTATTGAAATTGGAACAGTTACTCCAAAACCACAACCGGGAAATGAGAAAAAACGCCTTTTCAGATTAAAAGAAGATAACGCGATCATTAACCGAATGGGTTTTAATAATGATGGAGTGGAAGCTGCTGTTGAGCGTTTAAAAAAGAATAAAAACGTACTGATAGGTGGAAATATTGGCAAAAATAAAATCACACCAAATGAAAACGCGGTAGATGATTATAAGATTTGTTTTGAAGCGCTTTATGACTACGTAAATTATTTTGTGGTAAATGTGAGCTCACCAAATACGCCAAACTTACGAGAATTGCAGGATAAAGAACCACTCACGAATTTACTTAACACCCTGCAAAGCTTAAACACTAAAAAACCAAAACCAAAACCAATTTTACTAAAAATAGCACCAGATCTTACTGATGCGCAACTTTTAGACATTATTGATATTGTAAAGGAAACAAAGATTGCAGGGGTAATTGCCACTAATACTACGATTTCTAGAGAAGGTTTGGAGTCAGAAAACAAGAAAGAAATGGGCGGCCTAAGTGGGAAACCCTTAAAGAATAGATCTACAGGGGTAATTCGTTTTCTTTCAGAAAAAAGTAATAAGGCTTTTCCAATTATTGGTGTGGGCGGAATCCATTCTGCAGAAGATGCTTTAGAGAAACTCGATGCCGGTGCCAGTTTAGTACAACTTTATACAGGATTTATTTATGAAGGCCCAGAATTAATAAAAGCTATAAATAAAAAATTGCTTGAAAGTGAGAATAGAAATAAATAA
- the pepT gene encoding peptidase T, whose amino-acid sequence MINKQRIIDRFINYITIDTQSDPESQTTPSTEKQWNLARKLAEELKEMGMAEVSIDEHAYVMATLPANVSHKVPVIGFISHFDTSPDFNASNIKPQIIDNYDGNDIILNKEKNIILSSEYFDDLKQYKGQTIITTDGTSLLSADDKAGITEIMTAMQYLLDNPEIPHGKIRVGFTPDEEIGRGAHKFDVEKFGAEWAYTMDGSQIGELEFENFNAAKAIVKVQGRGVHPGYAKDKMVNSQYIAVDFINSLPRLETPEHTEDRQGFFHLSDMKGDVEQTILEYIIRDHDLRHFKARKEMMQDLASEICSQYENDCISVEITDQYFNMREKIEPVMHIIDIAENAMKAVDVEPLLKPIRGGTDGAQLSYMGLPCPNIFAGGHNFHGKYEYVPVESMQKATEVIVKIAELTSEKYK is encoded by the coding sequence ATGATTAACAAGCAGCGCATAATAGACCGTTTTATTAATTATATCACTATAGATACCCAAAGTGATCCAGAAAGCCAGACCACACCCAGCACCGAAAAACAATGGAACCTGGCCCGTAAATTAGCAGAAGAACTTAAGGAAATGGGAATGGCCGAGGTTAGTATAGACGAACACGCCTATGTTATGGCTACACTACCAGCAAATGTGTCTCACAAAGTACCCGTAATTGGATTTATTTCTCATTTTGATACTTCTCCCGATTTTAATGCAAGTAACATAAAACCACAAATTATTGACAATTACGACGGCAATGATATAATTCTGAATAAAGAAAAAAATATCATCCTCTCTTCGGAATATTTTGATGATTTAAAACAGTATAAAGGACAAACCATTATCACAACCGATGGCACCAGCCTTTTAAGTGCCGATGATAAAGCGGGGATCACCGAAATCATGACTGCAATGCAATATTTATTGGATAATCCCGAAATTCCTCACGGCAAGATTCGTGTAGGCTTTACTCCAGATGAAGAAATAGGCCGTGGAGCGCATAAATTTGATGTGGAGAAGTTTGGTGCCGAATGGGCTTATACCATGGATGGTAGCCAAATTGGAGAGTTGGAATTCGAGAATTTTAACGCTGCTAAAGCTATAGTTAAAGTTCAGGGAAGAGGGGTGCATCCAGGCTACGCAAAAGATAAAATGGTAAACAGCCAGTATATAGCTGTAGATTTTATTAATTCCCTACCAAGACTAGAAACTCCGGAACATACCGAGGACCGACAGGGATTTTTTCATCTTAGTGATATGAAAGGTGATGTTGAGCAGACGATACTGGAATATATTATTAGGGATCATGATTTGAGGCATTTCAAAGCACGAAAAGAAATGATGCAGGATCTGGCATCAGAAATTTGTTCGCAGTATGAAAATGATTGCATTTCAGTAGAAATTACCGATCAATATTTTAATATGAGAGAAAAGATCGAGCCAGTAATGCATATTATAGACATTGCAGAAAACGCAATGAAAGCAGTAGACGTTGAGCCTCTTTTAAAACCTATTCGCGGTGGAACTGATGGAGCTCAACTGAGTTATATGGGATTACCCTGCCCTAATATTTTTGCCGGTGGCCACAACTTTCACGGGAAATATGAATATGTGCCGGTTGAAAGTATGCAAAAAGCCACAGAAGTTATCGTGAAAATTGCAGAGCTAACTTCAGAAAAATATAAATAA